One region of Candidatus Riesia pediculischaeffi genomic DNA includes:
- the folK gene encoding 2-amino-4-hydroxy-6-hydroxymethyldihydropteridine diphosphokinase, protein MKKFHETYISIGSNLNNPVLQANRSIFSLRKLPNTKITSISSYYRTLPIGNLKQPYYLNAIVVLKTQLTPENLLRYIQRIESNQGRIRKQERWCSRAIDLDILLYGNLIVRKKNLIIPHAELKNRYFLLRMIYEENPDLKFPDGESVLEIIKKCKKSSISFWKDEIC, encoded by the coding sequence ATGAAAAAGTTCCATGAAACCTATATTTCTATAGGAAGTAATTTGAACAATCCAGTATTACAAGCAAATCGATCGATATTTTCTTTGAGAAAATTGCCGAACACTAAAATAACTTCGATTTCCTCCTATTATAGGACTTTACCCATTGGAAATTTGAAACAACCATACTATTTAAATGCCATTGTCGTATTAAAAACGCAATTAACTCCAGAAAATCTACTAAGATATATTCAAAGAATTGAATCTAATCAAGGTAGGATCCGAAAACAAGAAAGATGGTGTTCAAGAGCAATAGATCTCGATATTTTACTATATGGAAACTTGATAGTTCGTAAAAAAAACTTGATCATACCACATGCAGAATTAAAGAATAGATATTTCTTATTACGTATGATATACGAAGAGAACCCTGATCTAAAATTTCCAGATGGAGAATCCGTATTAGAGATAATAAAAAAATGCAAGAAATCATCCATTTCTTTTTGGAAGGATGAAATATGTTAA
- a CDS encoding ABC transporter permease — protein MTFYWIVIKTIWIKEITRFSRIWVQTLLPPVITTALYFIIFGNIIGRIVGDMDGVSYIRFIFPGLIMTSVITNSYSNVCSSFFGAKFQKSIEELLVSPVSTNVLIIGFIGGGISRGMLVAFLIILSSVVFFPLEIYSWIVTLVTIFMTSALFSLAGMVNAIFAKTFDDISIVPTFILTPLTYLGGVFYSLSLLPNNFWKTISKMNPVVYMISGLRYGFLGIGGDLTLNMTLTILLIFILILYYATWYILKKGKYLKN, from the coding sequence ATGACTTTTTACTGGATTGTTATAAAAACAATATGGATCAAAGAGATTACTAGATTTTCTAGAATTTGGGTTCAGACCCTTCTTCCTCCAGTCATTACAACCGCACTTTATTTCATTATATTTGGTAATATAATAGGAAGAATAGTTGGAGATATGGATGGAGTGAGTTATATAAGGTTCATTTTTCCAGGACTAATTATGACATCTGTGATTACAAATTCTTATTCTAATGTATGTTCATCTTTTTTTGGAGCTAAATTTCAGAAAAGCATTGAAGAACTGTTGGTCTCTCCAGTTTCGACAAACGTATTGATTATTGGATTTATCGGAGGAGGAATTTCTAGGGGTATGTTGGTCGCATTTCTAATTATTCTATCTTCTGTTGTATTCTTTCCGCTAGAAATATATTCTTGGATTGTCACTCTTGTTACGATATTTATGACCTCTGCTCTATTCTCACTTGCTGGAATGGTTAATGCTATTTTTGCTAAAACATTTGATGATATCAGTATCGTTCCAACGTTTATTTTAACTCCGTTAACTTACTTAGGAGGAGTATTTTATTCGTTGTCTCTTCTTCCAAATAACTTTTGGAAAACTATTTCTAAGATGAATCCAGTCGTGTATATGATCAGTGGTTTAAGATATGGTTTCCTTGGAATAGGAGGAGATTTGACGTTGAACATGACATTGACGATACTGTTGATATTTATTTTGATTTTATATTATGCTACATGGTATATTCTAAAAAAAGGAAAATACTTAAAGAATTAA
- the hpt gene encoding hypoxanthine phosphoribosyltransferase, with product MMKYPKHEKTVHVMISENNVKKRIDEIAEKIENYYRSKKEDLILIGILKGAFIFIADLCRKIGIPHEIDFMVVSSYRNSMQSYKDVKIVKDLDKDVRRKNVVIVEDVVDSGNTLKKVLDVLQSRDPKSINICTLLNKPSKREAEISIEWIGYSIKDHFVVGYGIDYAQRYRHLPYIGYVY from the coding sequence ATGATGAAATATCCAAAACATGAAAAGACTGTACATGTTATGATTTCTGAAAATAATGTTAAAAAACGTATAGATGAAATCGCTGAAAAAATAGAGAACTACTATCGATCAAAAAAAGAGGATCTGATACTAATCGGTATTTTAAAGGGTGCTTTTATATTTATTGCAGATTTATGTAGAAAAATTGGTATTCCACATGAAATTGATTTTATGGTAGTTTCTAGTTATCGCAATAGTATGCAGTCTTATAAAGATGTAAAAATTGTCAAAGATCTAGATAAAGATGTTAGAAGAAAGAACGTAGTCATTGTAGAAGATGTCGTAGATTCTGGAAATACTTTAAAAAAAGTCTTAGATGTTTTACAGTCTAGAGATCCAAAATCAATTAATATATGTACTTTATTAAATAAACCGTCTAAAAGGGAGGCAGAAATATCTATAGAATGGATTGGTTATTCCATTAAAGATCATTTTGTTGTCGGATATGGGATCGATTATGCTCAAAGATATCGTCATTTACCTTATATAGGATATGTTTATTAA
- a CDS encoding ABC transporter ATP-binding protein — MQYALEIYQLKKEYYKKIIALDGIDLKVKIGDFYALLGPNGAGKSTVIGIISSLINKDSGKVKVFDYDLDEDEMNVKRQFGLVPQEFNFNPFEIVLQILINQAGYHGVSRDLAYMRAEENLSRLYLWDKRNSLAKDLSGGMKRRLMIARALMHKPKLLILDEPTAGVDIELRRSTWNFLKSLNSEGITIILTTHYLEEAEMLCKNIGIIQKGKLIENTSVRKLLDQLESETFIFDLDYNSIHPVLTNYSFRLIDRFTLEVSVSKGQGLYDLFKQFSDQGIRVNSMRNKVNRLEKLFVNLMEKQDNSVLLRKK, encoded by the coding sequence ATGCAGTATGCTTTAGAGATTTATCAATTGAAAAAAGAATATTATAAGAAAATTATCGCATTAGATGGAATAGATTTAAAAGTTAAAATTGGAGATTTTTATGCTCTGCTAGGTCCAAATGGTGCTGGAAAATCTACTGTAATTGGAATTATTAGTTCCTTGATTAACAAAGATAGTGGGAAAGTTAAAGTATTCGATTATGATTTAGATGAGGATGAGATGAATGTAAAACGTCAATTTGGATTGGTTCCTCAAGAATTCAATTTCAACCCTTTCGAGATAGTTTTACAAATCCTAATAAATCAAGCTGGATATCACGGAGTTTCTAGAGATTTAGCTTATATGAGGGCAGAAGAAAATTTATCCCGATTGTACTTATGGGATAAAAGGAATAGTCTTGCAAAAGATTTGTCAGGAGGCATGAAAAGAAGATTAATGATAGCTAGAGCGTTAATGCATAAACCAAAGTTGCTGATATTAGATGAACCGACAGCTGGAGTTGATATTGAGCTAAGAAGATCTACTTGGAACTTTCTAAAATCTCTGAATTCTGAAGGAATAACTATTATATTGACCACACATTATTTAGAAGAGGCTGAGATGCTTTGTAAGAATATTGGAATTATTCAGAAAGGTAAACTTATCGAAAATACTAGTGTTCGTAAACTATTAGATCAATTAGAATCTGAAACTTTTATCTTCGATCTTGACTATAATAGTATACATCCCGTTTTGACAAATTATTCTTTCAGATTGATTGATCGATTTACGTTGGAGGTTAGCGTCTCTAAAGGTCAGGGTTTATACGATCTGTTTAAACAATTTTCTGACCAAGGTATTAGAGTGAATAGTATGAGAAATAAAGTCAATAGGTTGGAAAAGTTGTTCGTTAACCTGATGGAAAAACAAGATAACTCTGTATTGTTGAGGAAAAAATGA